The Nakamurella alba genome has a window encoding:
- a CDS encoding AAA family ATPase, with amino-acid sequence MARLVLICGLPGSGKTTVALRLARELPAIRLSPDEWLHNLGMPSQLPTARERVESLQWQMAQALLRIGTSVILESGFWRRRERDQFRERARQLGAQVELRYLDVPIAELERRLAFRSKGGSVQGSGTTGPISRDEIAAWKAVFEAPDATELALYDTRVTAS; translated from the coding sequence ATGGCACGGCTGGTGCTGATCTGCGGACTGCCGGGATCGGGCAAGACCACCGTGGCGCTCCGGCTGGCCCGCGAACTGCCGGCGATCCGGCTCAGCCCTGACGAGTGGCTGCACAACCTCGGCATGCCCTCGCAGCTGCCGACCGCCCGCGAGCGGGTCGAGTCGCTCCAGTGGCAGATGGCGCAGGCACTGCTGCGGATCGGCACCAGCGTGATCCTGGAATCCGGGTTCTGGCGGCGTCGCGAGCGGGACCAGTTCCGCGAGCGGGCGCGGCAGCTCGGCGCCCAGGTGGAGCTGCGCTATCTCGACGTGCCGATCGCCGAACTCGAGCGACGGCTGGCATTCCGTTCCAAGGGTGGCTCGGTGCAGGGGTCCGGGACCACGGGCCCCATCTCCCGGGACGAGATCGCCGCCTGGAAAGCAGTTTTCGAGGCTCCGGACGCCACGGAGCTCGCTCTCTACGACACTCGCGTCACTGCCTCCTGA
- a CDS encoding queuosine precursor transporter, whose translation MVECAPVTNPAPAAPRAAFARTGLGIYPVLVTLFCCLLLLSNIAATKGIEFGPFLTDGGVFLFPLTYVLGDVLSEVYGLKATRRAILLGFLMSLLASLTFWLVTISPSAPGFDGQDAFARILGVVPQILLASVAGYLVGEFLNSYVLVKIKEKTKEKHLWARLIGSTVVGEFGDTLIFCLIAGPVIGITSPGDLLNYTLIGFAYKTAVEIILLPITYRVIAAIKKREPTYAEALRELESTGR comes from the coding sequence CTGGTTGAATGTGCCCCCGTGACAAACCCTGCCCCCGCGGCGCCGCGCGCCGCCTTCGCCCGCACCGGGCTCGGCATCTACCCGGTGCTGGTGACCCTCTTCTGCTGTTTGCTGCTGCTGTCGAACATCGCCGCCACCAAGGGCATCGAGTTCGGGCCGTTCCTGACCGACGGCGGCGTCTTCCTCTTCCCGCTGACCTACGTGCTCGGCGACGTGCTGTCCGAGGTGTACGGCCTCAAGGCCACGAGGCGGGCGATCCTGCTCGGCTTCCTGATGTCGCTGCTGGCCAGCCTCACCTTCTGGCTGGTCACGATCTCGCCGTCCGCGCCCGGTTTCGACGGCCAGGACGCGTTCGCCCGCATCCTCGGCGTGGTGCCGCAGATCCTGTTGGCCAGCGTCGCCGGCTACCTGGTCGGCGAGTTCCTCAACTCCTACGTGCTGGTGAAGATCAAGGAGAAGACGAAGGAGAAGCACCTGTGGGCCCGGCTGATCGGGTCGACGGTGGTCGGCGAGTTCGGCGACACCCTGATCTTCTGCCTGATCGCCGGCCCGGTCATCGGCATCACCTCGCCCGGCGACCTGCTCAACTACACGCTGATCGGGTTCGCCTACAAGACCGCGGTGGAGATCATCCTGCTGCCGATCACCTACCGGGTGATCGCCGCGATCAAGAAGCGCGAGCCCACCTACGCCGAGGCGCTGCGCGAGCTGGAGTCCACCGGCCGTTGA
- a CDS encoding transglycosylase family protein, giving the protein MLRTVAVGAIAGAPALALAGTASAAPDSTWDAVAQCESSGDWHINTGNGYYGGLQFLPSTWEAFGGLEYAERADLATREQQIAIAERTLAGQGWGAWACASMVGASGGVDLRDVPADSSDAPAEEAVEDTSENATEAAVEQAPQQDGSNEAQEEARNDEPAAAPQQSAGAGEYTVQSGDTLSKIAADQGVDGGWKALFDANSDTISDADLIYPGQVLSLG; this is encoded by the coding sequence ATGCTGCGGACGGTGGCCGTCGGCGCCATCGCCGGAGCCCCCGCCCTCGCCCTCGCCGGCACGGCCTCGGCCGCCCCGGACTCCACCTGGGATGCCGTCGCCCAGTGCGAGAGCAGCGGCGACTGGCACATCAACACCGGGAACGGCTACTACGGCGGCCTGCAGTTCCTGCCCTCCACCTGGGAGGCCTTCGGCGGCCTCGAGTACGCCGAGCGTGCCGACCTGGCCACCCGTGAGCAGCAGATCGCCATCGCCGAGCGCACGCTCGCCGGCCAGGGCTGGGGCGCCTGGGCCTGCGCGTCGATGGTCGGTGCCAGCGGCGGGGTCGACCTGCGCGACGTGCCCGCCGACTCGAGCGACGCCCCGGCGGAGGAGGCTGTCGAGGACACCTCCGAGAACGCCACCGAGGCCGCCGTCGAGCAGGCCCCGCAGCAGGACGGGAGCAACGAGGCGCAGGAGGAGGCCCGCAACGACGAGCCCGCCGCCGCCCCGCAGCAGAGCGCGGGTGCCGGTGAGTACACCGTGCAGTCCGGTGACACCCTGTCGAAGATCGCCGCCGACCAGGGCGTCGACGGCGGCTGGAAGGCGCTGTTCGACGCGAACAGCGACACCATCTCCGACGCGGACCTCATCTACCCGGGTCAGGTGCTCAGCCTGGGCTGA
- the alr gene encoding alanine racemase: protein MPTPHAPAIRAEAVVDLGAVRANIGMLRRRLSSSTDLMAVVKADAYGHGMHAVARAAVDAGADALGVATLHEAVELAATDPGAPVVGWLWAPGEDPGPALAAGAQLGVSSLDHLAAVLAAGVTSPRIHVKIDTGLGRNGVVPADLEPLLQACRAAESDGRVEIVGLMSHLASADVPGDASVALQKAAFGAACDLAASLDIRPRWRHLANTPATLEHPETHFDLVRCGIGIYGITPVADPAGLRPVMTLRTRVALTKRVPAGHGVSYGLTYRTSGETTLALVPLGYADGIPRHASSCAEVLLGGKRRRIAGRVAMDQFVLDCGDDPVAVGDEVIVFGPGDAGEPTARDWGEACGTIDYEIVTRIGPRVPRVYV, encoded by the coding sequence ATGCCCACGCCGCACGCCCCTGCGATCCGGGCCGAGGCCGTGGTCGATCTCGGCGCTGTGCGGGCCAACATCGGCATGCTGCGCCGCCGACTGTCCTCCTCGACCGACCTGATGGCCGTGGTCAAGGCCGACGCCTACGGACACGGGATGCACGCGGTCGCCCGGGCCGCCGTCGACGCCGGTGCCGACGCACTGGGCGTGGCAACCTTGCACGAGGCCGTCGAGCTGGCCGCCACCGATCCGGGTGCGCCGGTGGTGGGCTGGCTGTGGGCACCCGGCGAGGATCCCGGACCGGCGCTCGCCGCGGGCGCACAGCTCGGTGTGTCCTCCCTCGACCACCTCGCCGCAGTGCTCGCCGCCGGTGTTACATCGCCGCGGATCCACGTCAAGATCGACACCGGACTGGGCCGGAACGGCGTGGTGCCTGCGGATCTCGAGCCGCTGCTGCAGGCCTGCCGTGCCGCGGAGAGCGACGGCCGGGTCGAGATCGTCGGCCTGATGAGTCATCTCGCCTCCGCGGATGTGCCCGGCGATGCCTCGGTCGCTCTGCAGAAGGCCGCGTTCGGCGCTGCGTGCGATCTGGCGGCATCCCTCGACATCCGGCCACGATGGCGGCATCTGGCGAACACCCCGGCCACTTTGGAGCATCCGGAGACGCACTTCGATCTGGTGCGCTGCGGCATCGGCATCTACGGCATCACCCCGGTGGCGGACCCGGCCGGGCTGCGACCGGTGATGACGCTGCGGACCAGGGTGGCCCTGACCAAACGGGTCCCGGCCGGGCACGGGGTGTCCTACGGACTCACCTACCGGACGTCGGGCGAGACCACCCTGGCGCTGGTCCCGCTCGGCTACGCCGACGGCATCCCCCGGCACGCGTCCTCCTGCGCCGAGGTGCTGCTCGGCGGGAAGCGCCGGCGGATCGCCGGGCGGGTCGCGATGGATCAGTTCGTGCTGGACTGCGGCGACGATCCGGTGGCGGTCGGCGACGAGGTGATCGTCTTCGGGCCGGGCGACGCCGGTGAGCCCACCGCCCGGGATTGGGGCGAGGCCTGCGGCACCATCGACTACGAGATCGTCACCCGGATCGGGCCGCGAGTGCCGCGGGTGTACGTCTGA
- a CDS encoding alanine--tRNA ligase-related protein, translating into MDADAIRSAYLEYMVEQGHAVIPRAPLIPHDDPTTLFTGSGMQPLLPYLLGADHPAGSRLADSQTCLRVQDIEDVGDNRHTTFFEMLGNWSLGDYFKDVQLHQFWTFLTDKVGLDPERIYVTCFIGDPAHGIEKDTEAAEIWTQIFTTAGVSADQVEVDTEEHAAAVGTGGARIAFYGKKNWWCRGGSAEDMPVGEPGGPDSEVFYLYPEIDHDPAYGEHCHQNCDCGRFIELGNSVFMQYRRTATGFEPLPRKNVDFGGGLARIAAASNGTPDVFRISLLWPIVDKLQELSGKSYEDETEAMRVIADHLRGAAFLAVDGVRPANKAQGYVMRRLLRRAIRFAFDLGLDENFFPQIVPTIAGIYEAHYPEVAEHREQVIAVLVKEEQAFRRTLRKGIKQLKAYRKTGVTGAELFVLYDTFGFPVELSTEEARRGGIDVSEHWEAEFADQMSAQRARSQAAHA; encoded by the coding sequence ATGGATGCCGACGCGATCCGCAGCGCCTACCTCGAGTACATGGTCGAACAGGGTCACGCGGTCATCCCGCGGGCGCCGTTGATCCCGCACGACGACCCGACGACGCTGTTCACCGGCAGCGGCATGCAGCCGTTGCTGCCCTACCTGCTCGGTGCGGACCACCCGGCCGGCTCCAGGCTGGCGGACAGCCAGACCTGCCTACGGGTGCAGGACATCGAGGACGTCGGCGACAACCGGCACACCACTTTCTTCGAGATGCTCGGTAACTGGAGCCTGGGCGACTACTTCAAGGACGTGCAGCTGCACCAGTTCTGGACGTTCCTGACCGACAAGGTCGGTCTGGACCCGGAGCGGATCTACGTCACCTGCTTCATCGGCGATCCCGCCCACGGCATCGAGAAGGACACCGAGGCGGCGGAGATCTGGACCCAGATCTTCACCACCGCCGGTGTCTCCGCCGACCAGGTCGAGGTGGACACCGAGGAACACGCCGCGGCGGTCGGCACCGGCGGCGCCCGGATCGCCTTCTACGGCAAGAAGAACTGGTGGTGCCGCGGCGGCAGCGCCGAGGACATGCCAGTCGGCGAGCCCGGCGGGCCGGACTCCGAGGTGTTCTACCTCTACCCGGAGATCGACCACGATCCCGCGTACGGCGAGCACTGCCACCAGAACTGCGACTGCGGCCGGTTCATCGAGCTGGGCAACTCGGTGTTCATGCAGTACCGGCGCACCGCAACCGGTTTCGAGCCGCTGCCGCGCAAGAACGTCGACTTCGGTGGTGGGCTGGCGCGCATCGCGGCGGCCTCCAACGGCACGCCCGACGTGTTCCGGATCAGCCTGCTCTGGCCCATCGTCGACAAGCTTCAGGAGCTGTCCGGCAAGTCCTACGAGGACGAGACCGAGGCGATGCGGGTCATCGCCGATCACCTGCGCGGGGCCGCGTTCCTTGCGGTCGACGGGGTGCGGCCGGCCAACAAGGCGCAGGGCTACGTCATGCGGCGGCTGCTGCGCCGGGCAATCCGCTTCGCCTTCGACCTCGGGCTCGACGAGAACTTCTTCCCGCAGATCGTCCCGACCATCGCCGGCATCTACGAGGCGCACTACCCGGAGGTCGCCGAGCACCGGGAGCAGGTGATCGCCGTGCTGGTGAAGGAGGAGCAGGCCTTCCGCCGGACCCTGCGCAAGGGGATCAAGCAGCTCAAGGCGTACCGGAAGACCGGGGTCACCGGCGCCGAACTGTTCGTCCTCTACGACACCTTCGGCTTCCCGGTTGAACTCTCCACCGAGGAGGCCCGCCGCGGCGGGATCGATGTCAGCGAGCACTGGGAGGCCGAGTTCGCCGACCAGATGTCCGCCCAGCGGGCTCGCTCCCAGGCCGCACACGCCTGA
- the gluQRS gene encoding tRNA glutamyl-Q(34) synthetase GluQRS, with translation MSSATTVDRHQHGAGRFAPSPSGDLHVGNLRTALLAWLFARSSGRRFLVRIEDLDRARAGSADRQLAELAALGLTWDGPVVVQSELAAGHLAAIDRLRAGGLVYECWCTRREIQEAPSAPHAAPGSYPGTCRDLSAAEQSERRATGRPPALRLRAEVQEWTMKDRLLGPYTGVVDDLVLRRGDGVVAYNLAVVVDDAAAGIDQVVRGDDLLPSTPRQAYLGHLLGLAAPEYVHVPLALNPAGARLAKRDGAVTLEELTDRGIPAGRVLGLIAESLRLAASGESVDTAALLQRFDPEQLPTGPWIVDPTCLG, from the coding sequence GTGTCCTCCGCAACGACCGTCGATCGTCACCAGCACGGTGCCGGGCGGTTCGCCCCCAGCCCGTCGGGCGACCTGCACGTCGGGAACCTGCGGACGGCACTGCTCGCCTGGCTCTTCGCCCGGTCGTCCGGCCGCCGGTTCCTGGTGCGGATCGAGGACCTGGACCGGGCCCGCGCCGGCTCGGCGGACCGCCAGCTCGCGGAGCTCGCCGCCCTGGGCCTGACCTGGGACGGACCGGTGGTGGTCCAGTCGGAGCTCGCCGCCGGTCACCTGGCGGCGATCGACCGGCTGCGCGCCGGCGGCCTGGTCTACGAGTGCTGGTGCACCCGCCGGGAGATCCAGGAGGCACCCTCGGCGCCGCACGCCGCGCCCGGCTCCTATCCGGGGACCTGCCGGGACCTCAGCGCCGCCGAGCAGTCGGAACGCCGGGCCACCGGTCGGCCGCCCGCGCTGCGGCTGCGGGCGGAGGTGCAGGAGTGGACGATGAAGGACCGACTGCTCGGGCCGTACACCGGGGTGGTGGACGACCTGGTGCTGCGCCGCGGCGACGGGGTGGTCGCCTACAACCTGGCAGTGGTGGTCGACGACGCCGCGGCCGGGATCGACCAGGTGGTGCGCGGCGACGACCTGCTGCCCTCCACCCCGCGCCAGGCCTACCTCGGCCATCTGCTCGGGCTCGCCGCCCCGGAGTACGTCCACGTCCCGCTGGCGCTGAACCCGGCCGGTGCCCGGCTGGCGAAGCGGGACGGCGCGGTCACGCTCGAGGAGCTGACGGACCGCGGGATCCCGGCAGGCCGGGTGCTCGGCCTGATCGCGGAGAGCCTGCGGCTGGCCGCCTCCGGCGAGAGCGTCGACACCGCTGCACTCCTGCAACGGTTCGACCCGGAGCAGCTGCCGACCGGGCCGTGGATCGTCGATCCCACCTGCCTCGGTTGA
- the tgt gene encoding tRNA guanosine(34) transglycosylase Tgt: protein MSSFRVTHRLPGRLGRAGVLSTPHGDIRTPAFIAVGTKATVKAVLPESMADLGAQAVLANAYHLYLQPGPDLVEAHGGLGPFMHWPGPTFTDSGGFQVLSLGAGFKKVLAMNVDGLQSDDVIAAGKTRLAHVDDDGVTFKSHLDGSRHRFTPEISMGIQHRLGADIIFAFDECTTLMNTREYQERSVERTRLWARRCLDEHDRLTTERVGKPYQQLFGVIQGAQYEDLRRQAVRGLLELGEHGRPFDGFGIGGALEKDNLGTIIGWCCEEIPEDMPRHLLGISEPDDIFTAVENGADTFDCVSPSRVARNASIYSPDGRYNLMGARYRHDMGPLGEDCDCYTCTHYTRAYVFHLFKAKEMLASTLATIHNERFVVRLVDRIRDSFADGSYESVKAEFLGRYYAKR from the coding sequence GTGAGTTCGTTCCGCGTCACCCACCGTCTGCCCGGCCGGCTCGGGCGGGCCGGCGTGCTGAGCACCCCGCACGGGGACATCCGCACCCCGGCCTTCATCGCCGTCGGCACCAAGGCGACGGTGAAGGCCGTGCTGCCGGAGTCGATGGCGGATCTCGGCGCGCAGGCGGTGCTCGCCAACGCCTATCACCTCTACCTGCAGCCCGGTCCGGACCTGGTGGAGGCACACGGCGGGCTCGGCCCGTTCATGCACTGGCCCGGCCCCACCTTCACCGACAGTGGCGGGTTCCAGGTGCTGTCCCTGGGCGCCGGGTTCAAGAAGGTGCTGGCGATGAACGTGGACGGCCTGCAGTCCGACGACGTCATCGCCGCCGGGAAGACCCGGCTGGCGCACGTCGACGACGACGGGGTGACCTTCAAGTCGCACCTGGACGGATCCCGGCACCGGTTCACCCCGGAGATCTCGATGGGCATCCAGCACCGGCTGGGCGCGGACATCATCTTCGCCTTCGACGAGTGCACCACCCTGATGAACACCCGCGAGTACCAGGAACGGTCCGTCGAGCGGACCCGGCTCTGGGCCCGGCGCTGCCTCGACGAGCACGACCGGTTGACCACCGAGCGGGTCGGAAAGCCCTACCAGCAGCTGTTCGGGGTGATCCAGGGCGCCCAGTACGAGGACCTGCGGCGGCAGGCGGTCCGTGGACTCCTCGAGCTCGGCGAGCACGGCCGGCCGTTCGACGGGTTCGGCATCGGCGGGGCGCTGGAGAAGGACAACCTGGGCACGATCATCGGCTGGTGCTGCGAGGAGATCCCGGAGGACATGCCGCGGCACCTGCTCGGCATCTCCGAGCCGGACGACATCTTCACCGCGGTGGAGAACGGCGCCGACACCTTCGACTGCGTCTCGCCGTCGCGGGTGGCCCGCAACGCCTCGATCTACTCGCCGGACGGCCGCTACAACCTGATGGGCGCCCGCTACCGCCACGACATGGGCCCGCTCGGCGAGGACTGCGACTGCTACACCTGCACCCACTACACGCGGGCCTACGTCTTCCACCTGTTCAAGGCGAAGGAGATGCTGGCCTCCACCCTCGCGACCATCCACAACGAGCGGTTCGTGGTGCGGCTGGTGGACCGGATCCGCGACTCGTTCGCCGACGGCAGCTACGAGTCGGTGAAGGCTGAGTTCCTCGGCCGCTACTACGCCAAGCGCTGA
- a CDS encoding arylsulfotransferase family protein, producing the protein MTSRSRPRRALGPILALALLAPLLPVVTATAAGAAPIPTAASAAPGSAVAIPAAGSFTASPQTSISLRDLPAGALPTVSVTGSVSGPHIGKVTAHPDGTGATFTPATAFTKGETVTVSTDAQVAGAENGSYSFTVASPGTHPGITAAGELNTGGATTGPRTQAGTQAIVSQYQTRPDLAAPAVQVNQNPQGTGVAPGYLFATPQGTANSLPGVMMYDNAGALVWFHPVTDKIVGDAEVQNYLGQEVITWFEGTAPYGAGNYRGDYQIYNSAYQSIATVRMGNGYQADIHDMILTEDNTALLMAYNPVLCDNITVTGCKTGATVLDGVIQEVDVATGAVLFEFHSLDHIPTSDTYYPNYLQSNLMDYIHFNSLDIDTDGNIIASARLTSALYKINRTTGDVIWIFGGKSTDFPTVVDDDPEVVATGITGPDYPHDFRVRGTNQYSYFDNGVRRQIAVTSNTSRAAFVTLNPGTGTATYTESLRRANTYGPTQGKNQDVGSGLASLVGWGGLGIATEYNSAGTAIWDANIVGDGTYRTVRQEWTGTPTEKPTVVVSARTGSNATLKVSWNGSTETTGWRVLSGSNPRALSVLGSTTSKSGFETTVTVTGAGRYLAIQAMDGGTPISGGTSEVISGGGAYFEDIATTAVNGVGYQPIVGDFGGASGDDILWYSPSGQDYLHLSNGAGGFTSYPVTINGSYTPVVGDFVGDRTEEILFRRNGSGTAFMWRFDRDDRVFQSASIDIPSVVTQAIVMDNRAAYGGGRDEILYYAAGAAPDRVDRYSWNAGQPLTRATRGLSINGTYTPVTGDFDGNGQGDVLWYAPGAEPDSIWFTSGNSGGSTGYRTVPVSINGTYSARVGNFDGDPDRDEILFYAPGAAADSVWSFAANGSYRSTDVTNSATGAAYVLEGPTDSVMIRNGGAAPQIWSFTGGVSAVSPSGNTGKAVGYIPLIGAFIGAGDISSVFWYGPGSAAERMYISPNARGAALG; encoded by the coding sequence GTGACATCCCGATCCCGACCACGAAGGGCACTCGGCCCGATCCTCGCCCTGGCACTGCTCGCACCTCTGCTGCCCGTGGTCACCGCCACGGCCGCCGGTGCGGCACCGATCCCCACCGCGGCATCGGCAGCACCCGGATCGGCCGTCGCCATCCCCGCGGCCGGGTCCTTCACCGCGTCCCCGCAGACCTCGATCAGCCTGCGTGACCTGCCGGCCGGCGCGCTGCCGACGGTCTCCGTCACGGGGAGCGTCAGCGGCCCGCACATCGGGAAGGTCACTGCGCACCCGGACGGCACCGGCGCCACCTTCACCCCGGCCACTGCGTTCACCAAGGGCGAGACGGTCACCGTCAGCACCGATGCGCAGGTCGCGGGCGCCGAGAACGGCAGCTACTCGTTCACCGTCGCCAGCCCCGGCACCCACCCCGGCATCACCGCCGCCGGTGAGCTGAACACCGGCGGTGCCACCACCGGACCGCGGACGCAGGCGGGCACCCAGGCGATCGTCAGCCAGTACCAGACCCGCCCGGACCTGGCCGCTCCCGCGGTGCAGGTGAACCAGAACCCGCAGGGCACCGGTGTCGCGCCCGGCTACCTGTTCGCCACCCCGCAGGGCACGGCGAACAGCCTGCCCGGCGTGATGATGTACGACAACGCCGGAGCGCTGGTCTGGTTCCACCCGGTCACCGACAAGATCGTGGGCGACGCCGAGGTGCAGAACTACCTGGGCCAGGAGGTCATCACCTGGTTCGAGGGCACCGCGCCGTACGGCGCCGGCAACTACCGCGGCGACTACCAGATCTACAACTCCGCCTACCAGTCGATCGCGACCGTCCGGATGGGCAACGGCTACCAGGCCGACATCCACGACATGATCCTCACCGAGGACAACACCGCGCTGCTGATGGCCTACAACCCGGTGCTCTGCGACAACATCACCGTGACCGGCTGCAAGACCGGCGCCACCGTGCTGGACGGCGTGATCCAGGAGGTGGATGTCGCCACCGGAGCCGTGCTGTTCGAGTTCCACTCGCTGGACCACATCCCGACCAGCGACACGTACTACCCGAACTACCTCCAGTCGAACCTGATGGACTACATCCACTTCAACTCGCTGGACATCGACACCGACGGCAACATCATCGCCTCGGCCCGTCTCACCTCGGCGCTGTACAAGATCAACCGGACCACCGGCGACGTCATCTGGATCTTCGGTGGCAAGAGCACCGACTTCCCGACCGTCGTCGACGACGATCCCGAGGTCGTCGCGACCGGCATCACCGGCCCCGACTACCCGCACGACTTCCGGGTCCGCGGCACGAACCAGTACAGCTACTTCGACAACGGCGTGCGCCGGCAGATCGCCGTCACCTCCAACACCTCGCGCGCCGCGTTCGTCACGCTCAACCCGGGCACCGGGACGGCCACCTACACCGAGTCGCTGCGCCGGGCCAACACCTACGGCCCGACCCAGGGCAAGAACCAGGACGTCGGCTCCGGCCTGGCCAGCCTGGTCGGCTGGGGCGGCCTGGGCATCGCCACCGAGTACAACTCGGCCGGCACCGCCATCTGGGACGCGAACATCGTCGGGGACGGCACCTACCGCACAGTCCGGCAGGAGTGGACCGGCACGCCCACCGAGAAGCCGACCGTCGTGGTCAGCGCCCGGACCGGCAGCAACGCCACCCTGAAGGTCAGCTGGAACGGCAGCACCGAGACCACCGGCTGGCGGGTGCTGTCCGGCTCGAACCCGCGGGCGCTGTCCGTCCTGGGATCCACCACTTCGAAGTCCGGGTTCGAGACCACGGTCACCGTCACGGGTGCCGGGCGTTACCTGGCGATCCAGGCCATGGACGGCGGCACCCCGATCTCCGGCGGCACCTCCGAGGTGATCAGCGGCGGCGGGGCGTACTTCGAGGACATCGCCACCACCGCGGTCAACGGCGTCGGCTACCAGCCGATCGTCGGTGACTTCGGCGGCGCCTCCGGCGACGACATCCTCTGGTACTCGCCGTCCGGCCAGGACTACCTGCACCTGTCCAACGGTGCCGGCGGGTTCACCTCCTACCCGGTGACCATCAACGGCAGCTACACCCCGGTGGTCGGCGACTTCGTCGGTGACCGCACCGAGGAGATCCTGTTCCGCCGCAACGGCAGTGGCACCGCGTTCATGTGGCGCTTCGACCGCGACGACCGGGTGTTCCAGAGCGCCTCGATCGACATCCCGTCGGTCGTGACCCAGGCGATCGTGATGGACAACCGTGCCGCCTACGGCGGGGGTCGCGACGAGATCCTGTACTACGCAGCGGGTGCGGCGCCGGACCGGGTGGACCGGTACAGCTGGAACGCCGGCCAGCCGCTGACCCGGGCCACCCGTGGCCTGAGCATCAACGGCACCTACACCCCGGTCACCGGTGACTTCGACGGCAACGGCCAGGGTGACGTGCTCTGGTACGCGCCGGGCGCCGAGCCGGACTCCATCTGGTTCACCAGCGGCAACTCGGGCGGGTCGACCGGCTACCGCACGGTGCCCGTCTCGATCAACGGCACCTACTCGGCCCGGGTCGGCAACTTCGACGGGGATCCGGATCGGGACGAGATCCTCTTCTACGCGCCGGGTGCCGCGGCGGACTCGGTCTGGAGCTTCGCGGCCAACGGCTCCTACCGGTCCACCGACGTCACGAACTCGGCGACCGGCGCCGCGTACGTCCTCGAGGGTCCGACCGATTCGGTGATGATCCGCAACGGTGGCGCTGCGCCGCAGATCTGGTCCTTCACCGGTGGCGTGTCGGCGGTCTCGCCGTCCGGCAACACCGGCAAGGCCGTCGGCTACATCCCGCTCATCGGCGCGTTCATCGGTGCCGGCGACATCTCGTCGGTGTTCTGGTACGGACCGGGCTCCGCCGCCGAGCGGATGTACATCTCGCCGAACGCGCGTGGTGCAGCTCTCGGCTGA